One window from the genome of Desulforamulus ruminis DSM 2154 encodes:
- a CDS encoding HlyD family secretion protein encodes MLGTVGCGNTLTLTGTVESTQIDVNAEVPGKIIKILKEEGDLLKEGDVLAEVDASNQELVMEQYQAMTEIKEAAFAELKKGNRAEQIKQAEALTKEAKAQLDKQKAASNIEEKKVDDAEQTARAAMEIAKADYEYLLDKYTKLEKLKEAQAISEDEFLAAKRQLDTAEYQLTIKKENLEFAQRQAVLTKNGLSRQSVEAAQANYEQALAQLELLKNGATEEAVKAAEADLKQAQAMAEQARLTFSKYQIKAPAEGVYIAKRIALGDMVGAGGNIGTISDLKDLWANVYVPQKYLGSVKLNQEIRMEVKSIKSKMIKGKIIFIASQAEYTPKNLQTDKAKENTVFRVKVKVTDGNISTLKPGMIVNVHIPIKE; translated from the coding sequence TTGTTGGGGACCGTTGGCTGTGGAAATACTTTAACTCTTACGGGCACGGTGGAATCCACACAAATTGATGTCAATGCGGAAGTACCCGGGAAGATTATTAAGATCCTCAAGGAAGAAGGCGATTTGCTCAAGGAAGGGGATGTGCTGGCGGAGGTGGATGCCTCCAACCAGGAACTGGTGATGGAGCAATACCAGGCCATGACGGAAATAAAAGAGGCAGCCTTTGCTGAGTTAAAAAAGGGAAATCGGGCTGAACAAATTAAGCAAGCCGAGGCACTGACGAAAGAAGCCAAGGCCCAGTTGGACAAACAAAAAGCCGCCAGTAACATTGAGGAAAAAAAGGTGGACGATGCCGAACAGACAGCCCGGGCAGCCATGGAAATCGCTAAGGCGGATTATGAATATCTGCTGGATAAATATACAAAGCTGGAAAAACTAAAAGAGGCGCAGGCGATTTCCGAGGATGAATTCCTGGCAGCCAAGCGTCAACTGGATACGGCAGAATATCAACTGACGATCAAGAAAGAAAACTTGGAATTTGCCCAGCGACAAGCGGTTTTAACCAAAAACGGGCTGAGCAGGCAATCCGTTGAAGCTGCGCAGGCTAATTATGAACAAGCCTTGGCTCAATTGGAGCTACTGAAAAATGGAGCCACCGAAGAGGCCGTTAAAGCGGCGGAAGCGGATCTCAAACAGGCTCAGGCAATGGCAGAGCAGGCCCGGCTCACCTTCTCTAAGTATCAAATAAAGGCTCCCGCAGAGGGCGTTTATATAGCCAAGCGCATTGCTCTGGGGGATATGGTTGGCGCCGGCGGCAATATTGGAACCATCTCCGACCTGAAGGATCTGTGGGCCAATGTATATGTACCTCAAAAATATTTAGGCAGTGTGAAGCTAAATCAAGAAATTAGGATGGAAGTAAAATCCATAAAAAGCAAAATGATAAAGGGGAAAATTATATTCATTGCTTCCCAGGCGGAATATACTCCCAAGAATCTGCAGACAGATAAAGCCAAAGAAAATACGGTCTTCCGGGTAAAGGTTAAAGTAACGGACGGCAATATTAGTACATTGAAACCGGGAATGATTGTCAATGTGCACATTCCGATCAAGGAGTAA
- the fusA gene encoding elongation factor G → MKNYQSSQLRNVAVVAHGGSGKTSLVEAMLFNTGTLSRLGRVEDGTTTSDYHPEETARKMTIHTSLVPVEWNNTKINLLDTPGFSDFIGEVKGALRVADAALFAVSAVDGVQVQHEVIWEMAEGLPKIVIINKMDRENANFDKVLDNLKEKFGANFVPVQIPIGSFNDFSGIVSVMDRKAFSGDGKGKEIPVPGDLEDAVETYRESLIEAAAEGDDELTMKYLEGEELTPEEIKDGFRKSIATGKVVPVLACSATKNIGAAQILDFLAYYAPAPQVEEGPMAALVFKTIADPYVGKMNFIRVFRGQFKSDTPVVNVKKDKPEKIGQILYVRGKSTVQTDTVPCGDLAVLVKLQDTGTGDTLADKDKPVELEGISFPAPTLTTAVVPKSKNDEDKLGDALLKLTDEDPTVKVQKNTETKQTLLITMGEAQTQIMVERLKKKYGVDVVLEEAKVPYRETIRKKVEVEGKHKKQSGGRGQYGHVWIRFEPTEEHFVFGEEVFGGAVPRNYFPAVEKGLREALEEGVLGFPVTGLKATLYDGSYHPVDSSEMAFKIAAHLAFKKGCDQASPVLLEPIQNVEVTVPENFMGDIISDFNTKRGRVLGTEPLGRLVKIRAQVPLSEMYRYAIDLKSMTQGRGSFTMEFSSYEEFSGREAEMVIKKAKEEKEAK, encoded by the coding sequence TTGAAAAACTACCAGTCTAGCCAACTCCGCAACGTTGCAGTGGTGGCCCACGGCGGTTCCGGAAAAACTTCCCTGGTGGAAGCCATGTTATTTAACACTGGAACTCTTTCCCGCCTGGGACGAGTAGAAGACGGAACGACAACCTCTGATTATCATCCAGAAGAAACAGCCCGTAAAATGACCATTCACACCAGCCTGGTGCCGGTTGAATGGAATAACACAAAAATTAATTTACTGGATACTCCGGGCTTTTCAGATTTTATTGGTGAAGTAAAAGGCGCTCTCCGGGTAGCTGATGCAGCTTTATTTGCCGTTTCTGCAGTGGACGGCGTTCAAGTTCAACATGAAGTGATCTGGGAAATGGCCGAAGGGCTGCCCAAGATCGTGATTATTAATAAAATGGATCGTGAAAATGCGAACTTTGATAAAGTTCTTGATAATCTCAAAGAGAAATTTGGGGCAAATTTTGTTCCCGTACAGATTCCCATCGGTTCCTTTAACGACTTTAGCGGCATAGTGAGCGTGATGGACCGCAAGGCCTTTAGCGGCGACGGTAAGGGCAAAGAGATCCCGGTGCCCGGTGATCTGGAGGATGCGGTTGAAACCTACCGGGAATCCCTAATTGAAGCGGCCGCAGAAGGGGACGACGAGCTCACCATGAAATACCTGGAGGGCGAAGAACTGACCCCTGAGGAAATTAAAGACGGTTTTCGCAAAAGCATCGCCACCGGCAAAGTGGTTCCGGTGCTGGCTTGCTCCGCTACTAAAAACATTGGTGCCGCTCAAATCCTGGATTTCCTGGCTTATTACGCCCCGGCTCCCCAGGTCGAGGAAGGGCCCATGGCTGCCCTGGTATTTAAAACCATCGCCGACCCCTATGTTGGCAAGATGAATTTTATAAGAGTCTTCCGGGGTCAATTTAAGAGCGATACACCGGTTGTCAATGTGAAAAAGGATAAGCCGGAAAAGATTGGTCAAATCCTCTATGTACGGGGGAAAAGCACCGTGCAGACGGATACCGTTCCTTGCGGGGATCTGGCCGTACTGGTTAAACTTCAGGATACCGGTACCGGAGACACCCTGGCGGATAAAGATAAGCCCGTGGAATTAGAGGGCATTTCATTCCCGGCCCCCACCCTGACCACCGCGGTGGTTCCCAAGAGTAAGAACGACGAGGATAAACTGGGAGACGCGCTGTTAAAATTAACCGATGAAGATCCCACGGTGAAGGTGCAGAAAAATACCGAAACCAAGCAAACCTTGCTGATCACCATGGGTGAGGCGCAAACTCAGATTATGGTGGAGCGCCTGAAAAAGAAATACGGTGTGGACGTTGTACTGGAGGAGGCCAAGGTGCCTTACCGGGAAACCATCCGCAAAAAGGTTGAAGTGGAAGGCAAACACAAGAAACAATCCGGCGGCCGGGGGCAATACGGCCATGTTTGGATTCGTTTTGAACCCACAGAGGAGCATTTTGTATTTGGCGAAGAAGTATTTGGCGGCGCCGTACCCAGAAACTACTTCCCGGCCGTAGAAAAAGGCCTGCGGGAAGCGCTGGAGGAAGGGGTGCTGGGATTCCCTGTAACCGGTCTGAAGGCTACTTTGTATGACGGCTCCTACCACCCGGTGGATTCCTCTGAAATGGCTTTTAAAATTGCCGCTCATCTGGCCTTTAAGAAGGGTTGCGACCAAGCCAGCCCCGTACTGCTGGAACCTATTCAAAATGTTGAGGTTACGGTTCCGGAAAACTTTATGGGAGACATTATCAGCGATTTCAATACCAAGCGGGGCCGGGTGCTGGGTACAGAGCCCCTGGGCAGACTGGTAAAAATCCGCGCCCAGGTGCCTTTATCGGAAATGTACCGCTACGCCATCGACCTTAAATCCATGACCCAGGGCCGCGGTTCCTTCACCATGGAATTCTCCAGCTATGAAGAATTCTCCGGCCGGGAAGCGGAAATGGTCATTAAGAAAGCCAAGGAAGAAAAAGAAGCCAAATAG